The genomic DNA CGACAAAAACAAGACCGGATCGCCGGAGGGTTGGAATGAAACGCCTTGATGTTTCGAAGGAAGAAACCCCGAACCCCATAGGCGACTGTAGAGAGCCTGGACATTTCCGGTGCCACCGGTCCAAAACGCGGAGTTTAGCACGACAAAATCCGGTAGATTCTCGTTCATCCGCCCAAGGCCATAGCTGAGCCATGATCCCATGCTCGCTTTTCCAGGAATTTGCGACCCTGTGCAGATCAACGTTTTTGCCGGATCGTGATTGATCGCATCGGTGTGGAGTGTTTTGATCAAACAAAGATCATCCACCTGCTTTGACAAATGGGGCAAAAGTTCGCTCATATAGATGCCGTTTTCGCCTTTTGGAGCGAACTTAAACATCGAAGGCGCGATTAACTGTGACTTGCCTTTTGTCATCGCTGTGACACGTTGCCCGTTGCTGACACTCGGTGGGAGTGGTTGCGAGAACAGCTTTTGCAGATCCGGTTTGTAGTCAAACAGATCAAGTTGACTGGGGGCCCCCGCCATGAATAAGAAGATGACTTGCTTCGCTTTCGCGGGAGGCTGCGTCGATGTTTGTTCGGCATAGCCAATGTTCTGCAGAATCGATGCAACAGCGGAGGCACCGGCTCCCATTCCGAACTGCTCGATGAAGCTACGACGTGAGGGAATTGGTTGTGTCATGGTTGTCTTATCGGAGATACGGCAATCGAAGAACTATTCGCGTGTTCGGGTTTGATCAAGATTCAAAATTGCATGAATGGTCATTCCAAGTGCCGCAATCTCAGCTTGTTGGCTCGACGAAATAGTTTCGACAATAACGGCATCGAAACACGCTTGAAGCATTTCGGCGGCCCGTTCTGGTTCATCTTCAAAGCGTTTCAAGAAGTCCGCGTGTGCTTCCGCCAAACGCGTATCGACGCCCGAACGGGGCAATTTCGATGTGATTCGTTCGTACGCCACCGTCAAACGATCATGCGTTGCGAGCGACGGGTTTTCGATGAGCTGTTTGGCAAGATGCATCGCGGCCGCAAAGTATTGCTGTTCGTTCATCAGCACGAGCGCTTGCAGTGGGGTGTTCGTCCGTTCTCGCCTGGCGATACACGCCTCACGAGTCGGCGCGTCAAAAATTGTCATCTGAGGTGGCGGTAATGCGCGTTTCCAAAACGTATAGACACTTCGGCGATAAATTGCATCGCCTTCGTCAGCGACAAAGGTCTTCGGATACGAATTTGGCATCGCGACGATCTTCCACAGCCCGTCGGGTTGAGGTGGTTTGACGCTCTTGCCATAAAGGTCAAGGTTCAAAAGGCCGGTCGAAAACAGCAGTTGATCGCGAATCACTTCGCCGTCGTATCGATAGCGTGAACCACGGGCCAAAAAACGGTTGGCAGGGTCGTCGCGAAAATCACTCGACGGCGCCACCGCACTTCGTCGATAGGTCTGTGAAGTCACCATCAATCGCATCAACTGTTTCACGTCCCAACCGGAATGAATGAACTGTGACGCTAGGTAGTCGAGCAGTTCCGGATGACTAGGCGGTTCGCCTTGCGCGCCAAAGTCCTCGCTGGTCTTCACCAGCCCGACTCCAAAGAGTTGTTGCCAAAAACGATTGACCGTGACCCGCGCGGTTAGCGGATGCTCCGGGGCAACCATCCAGCGGGCAAGGTCCAGTCGCGTCGGCGTTTGCCCAGCCGATGCCATAGGGGGCAAGAACGAAGGCGTGTTGCGTTGTACAAGCTCGCCGGGCTGATCGTAGTTCCCGCGGACTAAAACATGTGCCGGACGGATTTCACTGCGTTCCTTCATGATCAGCGTTGCCGGGACGTTCATGACAACCGCTTCATACCGCTGCCGGACGACCCCTAGTTGCTTCTCAAGGTCGTCGTGATTTTGCTGCAGCTCAGAATCGTCTGGCGAACTGGTAAGCCTTTTTGCCGAGGCCGCAAGTTGTTTTTCCAGTGATGCTATTTCAGCGTTAAGCTTGCCCAACTGTTGTTTCTGGGATTCGTTGGGTAGCTCTAGATAAGGTGGTTGCAATCCACGTTTGAAATCCAAGCCGCGTCGTCCCCCGGTTTCGGGAGCACCGTCGAAGTTATTGAAGAAGGCATAGAACTGATAAAAATCTTTCTGCGACACCGGGTCATACTTGTGATCGTGACATACCGCGCATTCCAAAGTCAGACCGAGAAAGGCGGTTCCGACCGCAGAGACCCGATCGACCACATTCCGCGTAAAACTTTCTTCGGGTAGCGCGGTTCCGCGATCAATAATTAGGTGCAATCGATTGAACCCTGACGCGATCAATTGATCGGTTGTCGGGTCGGGAAGAAGATCGCCGGCAATCTGTGCCGTGGCAAAATCGTCGAAAGGCAAATTCTCATTGAACGCGCGAATGACCCAATCGCGATAAGGTGTCATCTCGCGATAGTGATCGTGATGCAACCCATTGGTATCTGCAAAGCGAACTAGGTCCAGCCAATACCGTGCCATGTGTTCGCCGTAGTGCTGTGATTCGAGCAATCGATCGACCAGCTTCTCATACGCATGGCTGTCACCGTCGTGAATAAAGTCGTCGATTTGCTGACGAGTCGGCGGGAGTCCCGTGAGATCTAGTGACAAGCGACGAATCAGAGTTCGCTTGTCCGCTTCCGGCGTAACCTTCAGTGGCCTCGATTGTAGTTCCGCCAATACAAAGCGATCGATCGCGTTGCGAACTTGTGAAGGTGAATCGTTAATAGGTCCCGCATTCGTTGGCACTTCGGGGGATGCGATCGGCAAAAAAGACCAGTGTTCCTCGTACTCCGCTCCTTCGTCGATCCATCGCTTCAGCACGGCGACCTGGGAGTCGTTGAGTGGCTTTTTGAGCGACGGCGGAGGCATCATTAGATCGGGATCGTCGGTTGTGATCCGTTCAACAATGGCGTCGAAATCGATGTCTTCGGCGACATCAAGACGGAGTCCCGCACGACGATCGTTTTCGTCTGGTCCGTGGCAGAGAAAACAGTGGTTCGACAGAATTGGACGCACGTCCTGATTGAAGGATACCGGCTGATCAGGAGGCATAGATTGACGCGTCTTGTCGTCACCGAAGGCGACAACAGAGGTCTCTCCCACCGCGATGCCTAGCGCCAACACCAAGATTTTAAGACGGAGCAGCGAATCAAATTTAAACGGCGATCGCGAAGACCTGCGAGCGGTGGATGCCATATCGGCCGCGAACATAGTGTGCATTGATCGTAAAATTAAGTTCGTCGTTTCCAAGCGGTACGAGATCTAATCCGCCTCGCACAATCTGCAGTGTAGCATCTGGAACGAGTACTTTTTAGCCGATGGGACCACAGCAGATCGCAGCGACGCCGCCGGTGGATCACGTTGCCACTCAAGCCCGCAGCTCGATCGACTGAAGCACGTTTACAGCACCACAATTTTTGAAACGCTTGCGATGCCCTGTACGAGGCGAGATAATCAGGTATTCAGAACTTAAATGATTGACTGAATCTCAACATGACCCCGCTTCCCCCTCTAGTGCAGGTGCGCCCGTTATGGATCGTCGTAATTTTTTGACCGGTACCGCCGCAGCCACGACCGTGACCGCTCTGACAAGCGGCGCGAGTGCCGACAACGAACGACGTCCCCGACGTGTCGGCCTAATTGGGTGCGGCTGGTATGGCAAGTGCGATCTGTTGCAGTTGATGAATGTCGAACCGATCGAAGTTGTCTCGCTGTGTGATGTCGATTCGCAATTGCTCGGCGAGTGTGCCGATCTGATTCAGTCGCGACAGGTGTCAAAAAAACGACCGAAGGTCTATGCGTCGTACACTGAAATGTTAAAGGCGAATCAACTGGATATTGTCTTGGTGGCGACGCCGGACCATTGGCACGCGTTGCCGATGATTGCCGCGGTTAACTCGGGCGCCGACGTGTACGTGCAAAAGCCAACGGCGTGCGATGTGTTAGAAAGTAAAGCGATGCTGGATGCGGCCAGAAAAACCGGGCGCGTCGTCCAGGTTGGAACACAGCGACGCAGTACGCCGCACTTGGTTGAAGCAAAAAACAAGGTCGTCGATGCCGGACTGTTGGGCGACGTTGCCTACGCAGAGATCTGTTGTTATTACCACATGCGAACGCGAAAGAATCCGCCCGACACGGCACCTCCAAAGCAGTTGGACTATGACGCTTGGACCGGACCGGCCCCCATGCGGCCATACAACGAACTTGTCCACCCGCGCGGTTGGCGGGCATTCATGGAATACGGCAACGGGATCGTCGGCGATATGTGCGTTCACATGCTTGACATGGTGCGTTGGCAATTGGGACTCGGTTGGCCGAAACGCATTAGCAGCAACGGTGGCATCTATGTTGACCATGATTCCAAAGCCAACATCAGTGATACGCAAACGGCCCGCTTTGAATTTGACGAACTGGACGTCAACTGGATTCACCGCACCTGGGGACACGCCCCCGATCCAGAGTGGCCGTGGGCGGGAATCATCTATGGTGACAAGGGAACGCTTAAATTAAGCGTCAACAAATACGAGTTCACGCCTCGAAATGGCGGGCAAACGTTGACCGGAAGCGCCGTGATCGAACTCGATCAATATCCCACTGACAAAGGCGACGAAAAAGATTGGCGTTTGGAACTGCACGTTGCCTCGGCGATCCGTGATCACATGAAGGACTTTCTGACCGCGATCGACCAGCGCTCGCGCCCCGTTGCCGATATCGAACAAGGTCACATTTCCAGCGCCGCATGTGTTTTAGCAAATGTCTCGATGGATCTTGACGGCCGAACGCTGGAGTTCGATCCAGCAACCCACACGGTTCGCAATGACAGCGAAGCCAATGAGAAGCTGAAGCGTCCGTACCGCAAACCGTATTCGCACCCATCAGTTGATGCATAGCCCGGGCTTACTGATGGAGCGGTCAATCACGCGCGTCACGTCGGCCGCTGGCGACCAAATCGTCTTCGCCGGCTTCTTCGGACAAGACCTCGTCTGTCGTTTGGGGATCTGCTTTGCGACACGCGTCGGTTAGTTTCTCGGCAAGGTCGTCCATCCAGTCTTCCCAGCTTTCGACGGTGGTTCCGTCGGGTGGAACGTTCGCCATTTCATCGAGAAACAAGATCATCCGCAAGCAATGACGCAGCAGGATTCCTTCTTCCTTCTGCAACTTCTTGGTCGTGATGTACTTGTCAAAATCGAGGTCATACTGCAGCAGTTCTCCGACGATCCAGACCGGCCGGATACGAACACTGTCAATACGCGGAAAGTCGTTTTGAAAGAGCCGGTGGACTTTTTCACCAATCGTGAGAGGCCAGACCTTTGGCTCTTCGAACATCACCCGCCCAAATCCCCGATCTTGAATTTCTTCTTCCTCGTCCCCTTGCGATGCACCGAGTTCTTCGGGGGTGACGATGCCGCGTGTCAACAGTTCAGCATCCAAATACTCGGTCGCGAGTTTTCCGGGGGGCATGTCCTCAAGTTTCGGGACTCGTGTGAAGCGTGCGACGGTCCCCGGGACTTCAAGCACGCTTTCCAGAGTTGCGATCCTCTCTTGGTCGTCCGCCTTTGCGATTAGGTCAGCCATATAGACGCCGTAGATCGGGTTGATACTACGCAGGTGGACCAACCGGTCAAGCTTCTCGGTTGGCACGGCTTCGACGGGATGGTAGTTCTCTAAGTCATAGCGTTTTGGCCTCGTCGCCGTTGAATCAAGCTCCGGTGTGACGTCGTCTTTGGAAACAACTTCAGGCTCGGATGATTCCCGTGTCTCATCGTCACTTTTCATCTGGTCCAAGATTTCACCAAAGAGTCCGCCTGTCGCCGGCGGCTCGGAGCCAGGCGGATCGATCGCTTTCGATTTACCCGTCTTCGCAGACGCGGGTAACTTCGAATCGCCGCTTTCCTTGGTTGCGGACGATTTCTCCATTGGTTCGGGCAACGGATTCGGATCGATGTAGCCTGCCTGCCAAAGGGTGACGAGCATTTGATTGAGTTCACGCTGCGCCTCGTCGACCTTTTTGGGGACCATCAATCGACGTCCGACGAGGTCACGGAGCGGCTGGACTGAGGGTGACTTTCCGAGCATGTATGCCAGAAGCCGCCAAGGTAAATGGCCACGACTGGAAAGGTTCGCCGACTTCGCTTCTCGTAAGCTAATGAACTGTTGCTCGGTCCAATAGGTTTCGCCGGCGCGGCGTTTGGGCATTTTCTTCTTAAGCTGTTTCTTAGCCTTCAGCAGCCCTGGATCTTTGGTGTCTTCTGGGATCGAATCAAACTTTTCTCGCCATTTATTAAGTTTGACGTCATCTTCATGAGCGAACGCGTAAACGTAACCGCGATCATCGTATTGCGGCCGTCCCGCTCGACCGAAGATTTGCTGGGCCGAAGCGGTGTCAACGAGCCGTTTTTTATCTTTGGGCCCTTTCATCAAATTGGGCAACACGACACTGCGAGCGGGCAGATTAATTCCGGCCGCCAAGGTCTCCGTGCAGACACACATCGCCAGCAGCTTGCGTTCAAAAAGCTCTTCGACCATCCGTCGATAGCGAGGCATCACTCCGGCATGGTGGACTCCGACCCCACGCATCAAGATCTGTTTTAGTTTAGGCCCCGCCCCGGTCGAGAGATCGGCGGCGTTTAGGTAGTCGGCGAGTTCGCTCTGGCGAGCCTTGTCGATTAGGCGTTTACCTTTGAGCATCTCGGCAACCGTCCAACATTGAGCGCGGCTGAAGCAGAAAACCAACGAGGGTGTTCGTCGTTCGTCTTCGTCGCCGCCGGAGATTCGTTCGGCAAAGTCGTTTAGGATCTCATCGTCGATCCATTCGTATTGCAGCGGTACCTTGCGTTCGTCACCGGTCACCAACTGCAATCGCCGATCGTGCGCCCGAGAAAGCCACGAGGTGAATTCGTATGCGTTTCCGACAGTCGCACTGAGTAGCATCGTTCGAACATGTGGCGGAAGCAACGCCAGCGTTAATTCCCAAACGATTCCACGTTCCGGATCATTAAACGAGTGAAATTCATCCATGACCACCGAGGTCACGTCGGCGAAATCGAATGCGTCCGTATTCAGCAATCGATTGAGCAAAATTTCTGCGACGACCACGAGCACCGGCGCGTCAGCGTTGACCCGGCGGTTCCCCGTAACCAAGCCGACACTATCGGCAGGAAAGCCCCAACGGACCGCGCTTGCGCGAAGCTCATCCAGTTTTTGGTCCGTTAGCGCGATCAGCGGTGTCGTGTAATACATCCGCTTTCCGGTGCGCAGCGCTTCGTAGACTGCCGATTCGGCGATCATCGTTTTGCCGGTTCCCGTCGGAGCGCAGATAAGCACTCCTTGGTCTCCTAACCCTGGATCACCGGCGAAATACGCCAGCATTGCTTCTTCCTGAACTGGATAGGGATCATAGGGAAGAAGAGAGAAATATTCGGAGGCCAGGGTGTCGCGATCAATCTCTGGATCCACCGTCGCTTTTCCGTGGTCCGTTTCGGTTGGTTTATTCATCCCCTTGTTTTATCACGTGGACTCGGAATTGGGATGGTGTAGCGGGTACAATTGTTGACCTGTTCTTATTCTTCTCAATCACATCTCATCGAGAGTCGATCATGTTTGGAGAGTTGTCGATTCAGTTTCCTCGACGAATTTTTAGTACGCTCATGCTCATGGCATCCGTGCTGCTTGCATCTTCCGCACGCGGACAATCGTCTGGGGGCATGCCGCCTGGAATCAAGCTCAAGCCGGCCGCGGGTGAGCAAATCGAGGTCTTGTTTTTGGGGGATTGGCGCCCGGGGCAAGTCGTCGACGTCTCACGCAATGAAGTGATGGCGGATTTTGAATT from Roseiconus lacunae includes the following:
- a CDS encoding PSD1 and planctomycete cytochrome C domain-containing protein: MHTMFAADMASTARRSSRSPFKFDSLLRLKILVLALGIAVGETSVVAFGDDKTRQSMPPDQPVSFNQDVRPILSNHCFLCHGPDENDRRAGLRLDVAEDIDFDAIVERITTDDPDLMMPPPSLKKPLNDSQVAVLKRWIDEGAEYEEHWSFLPIASPEVPTNAGPINDSPSQVRNAIDRFVLAELQSRPLKVTPEADKRTLIRRLSLDLTGLPPTRQQIDDFIHDGDSHAYEKLVDRLLESQHYGEHMARYWLDLVRFADTNGLHHDHYREMTPYRDWVIRAFNENLPFDDFATAQIAGDLLPDPTTDQLIASGFNRLHLIIDRGTALPEESFTRNVVDRVSAVGTAFLGLTLECAVCHDHKYDPVSQKDFYQFYAFFNNFDGAPETGGRRGLDFKRGLQPPYLELPNESQKQQLGKLNAEIASLEKQLAASAKRLTSSPDDSELQQNHDDLEKQLGVVRQRYEAVVMNVPATLIMKERSEIRPAHVLVRGNYDQPGELVQRNTPSFLPPMASAGQTPTRLDLARWMVAPEHPLTARVTVNRFWQQLFGVGLVKTSEDFGAQGEPPSHPELLDYLASQFIHSGWDVKQLMRLMVTSQTYRRSAVAPSSDFRDDPANRFLARGSRYRYDGEVIRDQLLFSTGLLNLDLYGKSVKPPQPDGLWKIVAMPNSYPKTFVADEGDAIYRRSVYTFWKRALPPPQMTIFDAPTREACIARRERTNTPLQALVLMNEQQYFAAAMHLAKQLIENPSLATHDRLTVAYERITSKLPRSGVDTRLAEAHADFLKRFEDEPERAAEMLQACFDAVIVETISSSQQAEIAALGMTIHAILNLDQTRTRE
- a CDS encoding Gfo/Idh/MocA family protein translates to MDRRNFLTGTAAATTVTALTSGASADNERRPRRVGLIGCGWYGKCDLLQLMNVEPIEVVSLCDVDSQLLGECADLIQSRQVSKKRPKVYASYTEMLKANQLDIVLVATPDHWHALPMIAAVNSGADVYVQKPTACDVLESKAMLDAARKTGRVVQVGTQRRSTPHLVEAKNKVVDAGLLGDVAYAEICCYYHMRTRKNPPDTAPPKQLDYDAWTGPAPMRPYNELVHPRGWRAFMEYGNGIVGDMCVHMLDMVRWQLGLGWPKRISSNGGIYVDHDSKANISDTQTARFEFDELDVNWIHRTWGHAPDPEWPWAGIIYGDKGTLKLSVNKYEFTPRNGGQTLTGSAVIELDQYPTDKGDEKDWRLELHVASAIRDHMKDFLTAIDQRSRPVADIEQGHISSAACVLANVSMDLDGRTLEFDPATHTVRNDSEANEKLKRPYRKPYSHPSVDA
- a CDS encoding DEAD/DEAH box helicase, which translates into the protein MNKPTETDHGKATVDPEIDRDTLASEYFSLLPYDPYPVQEEAMLAYFAGDPGLGDQGVLICAPTGTGKTMIAESAVYEALRTGKRMYYTTPLIALTDQKLDELRASAVRWGFPADSVGLVTGNRRVNADAPVLVVVAEILLNRLLNTDAFDFADVTSVVMDEFHSFNDPERGIVWELTLALLPPHVRTMLLSATVGNAYEFTSWLSRAHDRRLQLVTGDERKVPLQYEWIDDEILNDFAERISGGDEDERRTPSLVFCFSRAQCWTVAEMLKGKRLIDKARQSELADYLNAADLSTGAGPKLKQILMRGVGVHHAGVMPRYRRMVEELFERKLLAMCVCTETLAAGINLPARSVVLPNLMKGPKDKKRLVDTASAQQIFGRAGRPQYDDRGYVYAFAHEDDVKLNKWREKFDSIPEDTKDPGLLKAKKQLKKKMPKRRAGETYWTEQQFISLREAKSANLSSRGHLPWRLLAYMLGKSPSVQPLRDLVGRRLMVPKKVDEAQRELNQMLVTLWQAGYIDPNPLPEPMEKSSATKESGDSKLPASAKTGKSKAIDPPGSEPPATGGLFGEILDQMKSDDETRESSEPEVVSKDDVTPELDSTATRPKRYDLENYHPVEAVPTEKLDRLVHLRSINPIYGVYMADLIAKADDQERIATLESVLEVPGTVARFTRVPKLEDMPPGKLATEYLDAELLTRGIVTPEELGASQGDEEEEIQDRGFGRVMFEEPKVWPLTIGEKVHRLFQNDFPRIDSVRIRPVWIVGELLQYDLDFDKYITTKKLQKEEGILLRHCLRMILFLDEMANVPPDGTTVESWEDWMDDLAEKLTDACRKADPQTTDEVLSEEAGEDDLVASGRRDARD